cgcctccatTATCCCCTCTCTCATCGACAACGTTTCGGCCTCGAGCTATCAACCAGGCGCGTCCATCGATTTCTCATCGGTCCGCCGCGAGGTCCTAGGTCTGCTcagcggcgagaagaagaagaagaaggcgacgacaacgacggcaacgactacgaccacaacaacaacaacagcagtAGCATCGTCAACAGCTCACCGCCgaagcagacgacgacaaagcTCCCCCGCACAACTGCACTCGCTGGGTCACCAGTGCTGCGGACAGCCGATTGAGCCTGCGAGCTCTGCCTGCCTAGTCACTCCTTAAACTCAAAAAGGGCCGCGAGGGTCAAGTGCAGCACTGCGTCGAGGCCCGatcgcccgcggccactGCCTGTCAACCCAcccctgctgcccctccTGCAGCTCGCGTCCCCCCGGCACGGCTCCATCCTATAACCTGCCGCCTCTCCTATCCGCTCTCCCCCACAGCCGctgcgtcgcggccgccccgACTCGAACGCTCCGTTTCCATCAGCACGCGCCTGCGACACCCAAGCCCAGCGAGGGGTaaccgacgaggccaagctgCTCTCCCTTCAATccacgccgctgccgcctctgctcgccttgcctgccctcGGGCTCCcgcttgacgtcgtcggacCGCTTACCCCACCGCGCTCGCTGCATCCGCATCGTTCGCGGCCCGACAACACAAGCGACTGCGCATAGATGTTACAGTCAGCCAAAATGAAGCGGTTCGGCCAAAGAGTCGTAAGTAGACGCCCCCCTCACCCTGTTCTTCGCGATTCCCAAGCCCTCGCGTCACGATACGGctggctgcactgcaccTCTCCTGCGCGGCATTAGCTAACCGGGGGGGCTCATTCCCCAAGGCACAGCTCTCGCGAGGCAAGGACGCCAGCAAGTCCTCCAAGAAGAATAAGGACTCCAAGGACGggacctcgtcgccttcgtctCGAGACTCGGCCAATCAGTCACCCGTCCTCACGCCTacctcgtccacctcgacgCTCAATGACATCCGCAATAAACCGCTCCCCCCAAACAGCGCTCCCGTTGGAGATCACGCGGCTCCCAACCAGCCCTCAAACCTGTCAAATGTTGCCCAGCAGGGCAGCGTTCCCGACCGCTTCGGCTCCATGGGCGGGGCCTCGAGTCCCAATGGCGGCAGCGCCAATGCGAGACTACCTCCCACCGTGGTCATCAGCCCAACCCCTGGCGTACGTCGCTTGACCCCGTTCGCGTTTACATGGCCATTTTGGTGTTCGCGTGCGAGTCCTTGTTGCCAAACTGACACAACACAGCATATACCCCCTCCGGGTGCCGCCGAAACCATGCCCCACGATCTCGCTCCGCCCAAGGCCGGTCAGAAGTCATTGCTAATTCATCGAGGCATCGACAATCGCGACGCCATTCCCGAGGGGTTGCGGACACCGAAGCGACAGCACTCTTCGCGATTTGACATCTCGGCACACAGagagctggagaagctccCCGGCTTCCACGAGGTGCCTCCCAACAGGCGACAGGAACTGTTCATGCAGAAGATCGACCAGTGCAATGTCATTTTCGACTTCAACGATGCCAGTGGTGATATGAAAGCCAAGGAAATCAAGCGACTTGCACTTCACGAGCTTCTCGATTATGTGGCCAACAACAGGCAGGTCATCACAGAGCCCATGTACCCGCGTGTCGTCGACATGTTCGCCAAGAATCTTTTCCGACCGATTCCGCCACCTGTCAATCCCCAGGGAGAAGCATTTGATCcggaagaagacgagccgGTTCTCGAGGTGGCCTGGCCGCATATCCAGGTCGTCTACGAGTTCTTCCTGCGCTTCATCGAGAGCCAGGACTTCAACACCAATATTGCCAAGGCGTATATCGATCACAGCTTTGTCTTGCAGCTGTTGGATCTCTTCGACTCCGAAGACCCCCGAGAGCGAGACTTCCTGAAGACGACCCTTCATCGCATTTACGGCAAGTTTCTTAACCTTCGGTCATTTATCCGCCGCTCCATCAACAACGTCTTCTTCCAATTCACCTACGAAACCGAACGATTCAACGGCATCGCCGAGTTGCTGGAAATTCTCGGGTCTATCATCAACGGCTTTGCCCTGCCGCTGAAGGAGGAGCACAAGATTTTCCTGACCCGCGTGCTTCTTCCTCTGCATAAGCCCAAGAGCCTTAGCATGTACCACCCGCAGCTGGCCTACTGCATCGTCCAGTTCTTGGAGAAGGATGCATCTTTGACGGAGGACGTGAGTCTTCAATCTTGTTTCGCCCGTGCCATTGATGTAGGTGCTGATGAACTCTAGGTCGTCCTTGGTCTGCTGCGCTACTGGCCCAAAGTCAATAGCACCAAGGAGGTCATGTTCTTGAACGAAGTCGAAGACATTTTCGAAGTCATGGACCCCGCCGAATTCGCCAAGGTCCAGGAGCCTCTTTTCCATCAACTGGCCAAGTCAGTCGCCAGTCCACACTTCCaggtcgccgagcgcgcATTGTACTTCTGGAACAACGAATACTTCTGCAACCTCGTGAGCGACAACGTCGAAATCATCCTCCCCATTATGTTTGCGCCGCTTTACGAGAATTCCAAGGGGCACTGGAACAGGTGCGTTGCCTACCTGGTCCTACTCAATGGGGCGCATTGCTGACCACACGAACAGAACCATTCACGGCATGGTGTACAATGCCATGAAGCTCTTCATGGAAATCAACCCACAGCTTTTCGACGACTGTTCGCACGATTACACGGAGCAACAAAACAGTGCAGCCGAACGGGAGGCGTTGCGCGAGCGCAAGTGGGCAGCCCTCAGCGAAAAGGCCGATCAGCGACGGGCGTCACTGGGCGCCAgtgttggcggcgatgtgCCGCCCCGTGCTCAAGGAAGCTCTTTGCCGCGCGTCGATGAAGTCGATCCAGCCAGCGAGGACAATCAAAAGAGGCTCGATTCTCTGAAGCTTCAAGACGCTGGCCGGCGCCCAGCCAGTCACGACCGCCAAAGCTCTGTCGGCTCCACCCGAAGCAGATGACGGACTCCGTCCAGACAGTGCCTCGATCGCAACGCTAGACGAGGCTCAGCAGCCCTCCCTTCATTCTGCGGCCAGGTCATGACTTCCCTGGTTTGCAGAGGGCCTGCACGATTTTGACATCACGACCAGCTTCCACGAACTCCATAGGGGCTCGCTGGAGCCTGGAGACCAAATATTTATATTCTCTTTTCTCGCGCATTACTCTTGTTTGGTGTGACGCTACTTTCCGCGGGTCGAAAGCAGCATTCGACAGGAACGATGGGTGGCCGAGCAAATGCCTGGGACGCATGCACCAGAGCCGCCTTGTCTGTCATTCGGTGCCTGTCGACATGTCTTGTCTTATCACAAGGCTTTATCGAAAAGCGAGCATCAGTCCGTTCGACAGCTGATGATCGGGTCGACTTTCATTCTGGCGCTTTGCCATCGAGGATCCGCGAACACGTGGAGAGAACCGGATGTGCACCTTGAATACGAAGGAGGAAAGGCGTGATGGGTGGCACTGGCTTACAGTGTTTGGCAGTTCATGTCCCTTTTTATTTAGTGTTGccactgctgctgttccACTCGAGCCACTCGGGCATGCCCGTGTCGTGTCGGGTCGGCGGAGCAAAGTATGGGATGCAGGGAGACACTTGGCGCATGGCGGCCCGGGCCGATGGGCAATCAAGGGCGTTGCGCGCACGCGTTGATCAAGGCGGAGACAGGAAAAAAgggtcggcgaggccgggtgtttggcggcctcgtcgtgtGACCGTATACCACCGTGGTGGCCCTGGCGGTGGGAGGGAGTAGTGGTCGCCGGGGAGAGCTGCTGGTAGACGGCGAAGAAAGGGCAGCAGGATGAACGTTGAATCCGATAGACTTTTTTCCCAATATCTTTGTCAATGTGATGGTGCTGCAGCGTGACGACACGGCTGAGGACTCGTATGGTGCGTAAGAGGTGTGTGAAACTCGCTTGTGGGCGTGCACGACTGTCCATGCCTGTCTGAAAGACGCGCGACATGAAGGACGACGAGTGATGCGAACAACGTGCATGTGCAAAGCAATCGATTCGTTTGGCAATTGTACAGGGTATATAGTTCAAACAGCTTCCCTCACGTCTCCTTTTCTCCCCTTGGGAATCTATCcctatctctctctctctctctctctctctctctctctctcgttcTCTCTCGCAAATCGTACACTTCATAGCCTGTGTTGCGAATAGAGGCGTCGAGTGCTTGCCTGGTGCAACATGCGCCTAGCTGGCACAGCATCAAAGAGGGCTGAACAGTGGCCCCAAAACATAGGAAAAGAGAACAAAAACCATTGGCGAGCTGTGCAAGCGCATCGTGCGGACGGGGTGTGCCTCTGCGGCTCGAACAAGTTGCCCAATGTTGCCGTagacgcctcgtcgctcgtcatctctcgaggagaagaaaaagaataCAGGAAACAACCTGCCGTGTCGCGTCGAAGCGCGGCGCTCCGATGCCCGTCAAGAATAAGGAGAAAAGAACATAATGCTGCGTCGTGCCTTGCAGACCTTGTGCCACAAGTTTCGATGCCGCTTGACTAGCCGTTGTTATAGGGGACTGTGAGAGGGCATGCATAGCAGAGCCGACAGCTCGCGAGCGGCGTCGTATCAGCTTTTCAAAGTCAGCGTCCATCGACTAGACCGGCATCACTGGCGACGTCTGGGTCCATACTTGTTGTAGCCTCCTCTACCACGGCCGCGATATCCACGACCagcactgccgccgcctcggccgcctcggccccaGTTGTTCTGCTGATACCCGTTGAACGGTGGCGGAGCAGGGCCATGGGGTGGATGGCCACCTGGGCCCCAGGTACCGCCTGCGACGGGGAAGGGCGGCATTGGAGGCTGATTGGGGTTCCAGCGGGGGGGAGGTTGTGGTGGCCAGGTGCCTTGATATCCCattggcggtggtggggggATGGGAGGTCCTagttgtggtggtggtggtggtggtggtaatGCAACTTGCTGGCTTGCGGGTCCTTGAGGAGGCATTTGAAAATAGGCCTGCGATGCTACCGCAGGGTTGGGTGGCTGAACGGGGCCGCGGTCGTTCCTGTGAGAGTGTGAGTGAGGGGACGGACGCCGAGGTGCTGACTGCATCGAGCGGGACCGCGAACGTGATCGGCTATACGAGCGACGTCTGTGAGATCCGCTGCGTCGCGGAGTAAAACTGCgatcgcggccgcggctacGGCTActgctgcgactgcgactgcgactgtATGAGCTGCGTCGCTGGCGAGAGCGATCCGAGCGGTTTTGGTGCCGGCTTCTGCTGCGGCTTCTGGAGGCGGACGAGACGCGTCGTCTCTTACGAGAACGCGATGGTGACACGCTTCGCGAGCGGCTGGAATACGCATCTCTGGACCGAGAACGGGACTCTCGAGCGCCAGGCGAGTCCTTGCGAGGCCCGAACCTCTCCTTCATCCATCCACAAAACTCCGCGCTCCAGCCATAATAGTTTCTTTGCTGTTCGGCGGGGAGGTCAGGGTTGATAATCTGTCCCAAGGCGTTCACATCGCACCCAGCAACCTCCGCCAAAGGCTTGGGCCTGTACATGTCGTTGACTTCGCGAACTGTCTCGTCCACGAGTctgtcgagctcgtcgtcattAGGCGTAGGGTAAATCGTGAGAGGGCGGATTTGCTCAGGACGGATGGGGTTGGTAGACCCGCGCTTCAGGTGTGGAAGCCAGCAGCCGGCCGGCTGCTCGTGCCAGGGAAGCGACGGGTCGCCGTGGACATAGGGCTCGCTGCGAGGCGCAGACTCGGCCGGCTGGGTTGCATCCTCCTCTTTGGGGAAAATCGGATAGCCAGAGTGCTTGTCGGAGCCGAGGCTGACAGTCTCCCTGAGGCGTGCTAGCAGTGCCGTGGGAACGTATTGACGCTCCTCCCAGATGTCGAGAAGGTCTCGAACCTTTGCGATGTGCTTGGGGCTCTTTTCGACGTCGAAGAAGGACGCGGCCATGACCATGTCGGGTAGCTGAGCTCCCCACAAAGCAGCGAAGCCAGTGTTGCCCTGACGGACCACGACGTGGTGCAGCACGTCGCTGACAATGTACAGTACGTGGAGCCTACGCCGCCTCACGCTGGGTCGGTCGAAGTCGTCTTCCATACTTTCGGAGAGGGCAACCAGAAACTTTCCAAAGGTGGTCGTGCGGCCATGAGAGTGGACGATGTTGGCGACAATCCAATTCTTGCATTCCTAGAACGAGAAGTTTAGCAAACCTCTTTCAAGGTGTTCAGGTACGGGAGAGATGGCGGCTCTCCAGCGTAGTAGCAAACCTGAACGTTATCGTGCGAGCACTTGTCGAGGGTGCCGTCGATGAGgtccatggcggcctcgatgccgccgcgaggcAGAGGCGTGGGATCGTCGCGAAGCAGCGCGGCCGTGagcgcggccttggccacggcgagaTCCGGAGTTGACACGATCATCGTCGCGGCAGAGGGCGCGCTCCTCAAGCTGCGTGTCGCGTGGTAGGAGATCTGGGGTCGGGCGAGGTGTGAAGGTGAAGAGAAAGCTGCAGCTGGGAAAggtgggtgggcgagggGCTTGAACAGCTAAGGTAGCTGCTGCCAGGCACAAAGTCGCCAACGCGCAGGCGGGCAGTCTGGACAGCTGTTGCAGGGGCCCAGTGAGGGGAGCTTCGCGCCTGGTGCAAGCCCTGCTGCCACTGAGGTGGGGTGGGGCGGCAGAGTCTCTGGGTcgccagctggccgccggTTGCTGCAAGGAGATTTGCAAGGCCGTGGCCAAGTTGTTGTCGAGCTCTCCGCTTTCTCCGTTTGCATTGTTCAGAACCTGCCAAATTGAGTGATGCTTTGCGGCAGAACTAGTTCATTGGTACATTACAAACGGAGAAGCCCATGTGCTCGCGCACGTAATGTCAGTTAGGGTCGGTTATGATGCAAAACCTCACTACATTAACTACACCGCCAGCCCAACATGGGAAAGCTACCTAACGCTACAGGAATAGAACCCTGGCTTCTGTGGGGAACCCCTGGCTTGTGTAGAAGCCAAGTTGCGAAAGAGATGGTTCATTGACAGCTATCGCGACCCATTCCCAAACGCCAGATCTAGAGTATTCTTTGTACAAGCCCGGGTTTTCCCGAACTTCCTGCGACCAGCTGTCTTCTTCACGAAAACCGATCGCCCTTCCGGCTGCGATAAGGTGTATCGCTCTCATATTTACTCTTCTCCGCGACGCGTTCGGATTCGGTGGCAGGTGCatgcctcgtcggcgcgggatCGTTGCTGGCTTCTTGGCTCGGCGAGCCGACGCTGTCGGTCCTGGCGGGTGCGCCGTTGGCCGTCCCGGACGTCGCGGACGAAGTTTGACCGGCTGAGTATTCCAACGAGCGTATATCATACTTCTTCCGACGGGCCTCCTCAAGCTTCGCCTTGCGGTCTGCGTTGatctccttcttggcgaAGTAGTaggcaccggcaccggctgcagcgggcgcgACGATTAGCGGGCAACGGCATCGATTGAGAACCACGAGGAACACCTACCGACGCACAGggagccccagcccagcctgtTCTGGTCAGCCTACATACATGTCCCAAATGCACGGGCAAGTGACGAACCAAAACGACTTGATCTGTGCCAGCTTAGCATATCGCGCCACCGGAGCTCGTCACGATCACGGTTTCACTTACAGTGTTCATCTTGCCTGCTTGGTGTGACAAGACGTATACTCCGTCGTTGCTGATCTTGCTAGTGAGTTCGCGCTCAATGGCGATTCCAGTCGTGTACGGTAGGATGTGCAACGAGGCAGCCGAGAAAGAGATTCAGAGTCGGAGTTAGAACACCTCTGACGTCGAAGCTTGTAACGATGGCTGCTAGCGCAAAAAAGTGCAGGAGAGAGGTGGTATGTACACGCTAGAGGACAGTGCGCCGATGGAAGTGCCGGGAGGCTTTCGGAGCGATGACAGCGGGGCAGGCGACCCAACTGGCCCCAGCCCATTTCAGGCCCAcaaggtacctagtaccttGGGTGAGCTGCTGCCGTGAGCCTGCCCACAGCCCTGGAGCTGTTGGCTGCACCAGTGAGGTGACTCCGAGAGCCAGCCCACGTTGGAGCTCTGGCCGTGCCTGTTGCAGGGCACAGCCGGAGCCCAGCGGCGCTCGGTCCAGTGTTTAGCGGGCTGTGGCACTGCTGGTGGAGCACGGCCGCCAGAGTTTCAGCCTCCGCACTGTGTTTGTTGTCGATTTGTCACGGCGCTTCACAGTGCATCCAGCGTCAGAGAATGGGGTCCCTGTCATGTATGACATCCACCGTCAAGGACAgccgacgctgctgcaccgCGACCCCAATCGCGCCGACGCAGCCCGTCGAAGACACGCAAGCCACTCTCAACGACCGTCGTCCGCCAAAAGCAAGCACGCCCACGAAGAGCCTCTCCCACGCACGCGACCTCCGACCTTGCTGCGCGCGTCGCTCCAGCTTCGCAAACCCTGGGGGATCGCGATGCTCCCTGCGCCCCGAGCTGGCGACCCTCTTTTCGAGCgcatccaccaccagcaactgccgacgtcgtcgtccgcccccTCGTTATCCCGCCCGTGTCGCGGGCGCAGCCTCAACTACACAACCACGGCCCTCTCTTTAGCTGGTACCCTAGGACGCAGGCCGCCAACAGTATCATTGCATACCCGCACTGTTCTTATGAGGGTCGGGTGCCTTGATGAATGGGTATAAGGGGCGACTCTGACCCCGGAACCCCGCCATCGACAGGCGTCATTTGCCGAAGATGAACCCCTCGACGGACGACGGGCCCGATGGCTCCTCCATCGTGAGTTCTCGACTCAGGAACTCACTGGGTTGAATCTGCTAACGCCATACAGAAACCCGTGTCTTCCCTTC
The genomic region above belongs to Purpureocillium takamizusanense chromosome 5, complete sequence and contains:
- a CDS encoding uncharacterized protein (COG:S~EggNog:ENOG503NZ37) — its product is MIVSTPDLAVAKAALTAALLRDDPTPLPRGGIEAAMDLIDGTLDKCSHDNVQECKNWIVANIVHSHGRTTTFGKFLVALSESMEDDFDRPSVRRRRLHVLYIVSDVLHHVVVRQGNTGFAALWGAQLPDMVMAASFFDVEKSPKHIAKVRDLLDIWEERQYVPTALLARLRETVSLGSDKHSGYPIFPKEEDATQPAESAPRSEPYVHGDPSLPWHEQPAGCWLPHLKRGSTNPIRPEQIRPLTIYPTPNDDELDRLVDETVREVNDMYRPKPLAEVAGCDVNALGQIINPDLPAEQQRNYYGWSAEFCGWMKERFGPRKDSPGARESRSRSRDAYSSRSRSVSPSRSRKRRRVSSASRSRSRSRHQNRSDRSRQRRSSYSRSRSRSSSRSRGRDRSFTPRRSGSHRRRSYSRSRSRSRSMQSAPRRPSPHSHSHRNDRGPVQPPNPAVASQAYFQMPPQGPASQQVALPPPPPPPQLGPPIPPPPPMGYQGTWPPQPPPRWNPNQPPMPPFPVAGGTWGPGGHPPHGPAPPPFNGYQQNNWGRGGRGGGSAGRGYRGRGRGGYNN
- a CDS encoding uncharacterized protein (COG:S~EggNog:ENOG503NZ37) codes for the protein MEDDFDRPSVRRRRLHVLYIVSDVLHHVVVRQGNTGFAALWGAQLPDMVMAASFFDVEKSPKHIAKVRDLLDIWEERQYVPTALLARLRETVSLGSDKHSGYPIFPKEEDATQPAESAPRSEPYVHGDPSLPWHEQPAGCWLPHLKRGSTNPIRPEQIRPLTIYPTPNDDELDRLVDETVREVNDMYRPKPLAEVAGCDVNALGQIINPDLPAEQQRNYYGWSAEFCGWMKERFGPRKDSPGARESRSRSRDAYSSRSRSVSPSRSRKRRRVSSASRSRSRSRHQNRSDRSRQRRSSYSRSRSRSSSRSRGRDRSFTPRRSGSHRRRSYSRSRSRSRSMQSAPRRPSPHSHSHRNDRGPVQPPNPAVASQAYFQMPPQGPASQQVALPPPPPPPQLGPPIPPPPPMGYQGTWPPQPPPRWNPNQPPMPPFPVAGGTWGPGGHPPHGPAPPPFNGYQQNNWGRGGRGGGSAGRGYRGRGRGGYNN
- a CDS encoding uncharacterized protein (COG:S~TransMembrane:1 (o6-25i)~EggNog:ENOG503P5FU), whose product is MNTIKSFWLGWGSLCVAGAGAYYFAKKEINADRKAKLEEARRKKYDIRSLEYSAGQTSSATSGTANGAPARTDSVGSPSQEASNDPAPTRHAPATESERVAEKSKYESDTPYRSRKGDRFS
- the RTS1 gene encoding serine/threonine-protein phosphatase 2A 56 kDa regulatory subunit delta isoform (EggNog:ENOG503NTWN~COG:T~BUSCO:EOG09261T98), with product MLQSAKMKRFGQRVLSRGKDASKSSKKNKDSKDGTSSPSSRDSANQSPVLTPTSSTSTLNDIRNKPLPPNSAPVGDHAAPNQPSNLSNVAQQGSVPDRFGSMGGASSPNGGSANARLPPTVVISPTPGHIPPPGAAETMPHDLAPPKAGQKSLLIHRGIDNRDAIPEGLRTPKRQHSSRFDISAHRELEKLPGFHEVPPNRRQELFMQKIDQCNVIFDFNDASGDMKAKEIKRLALHELLDYVANNRQVITEPMYPRVVDMFAKNLFRPIPPPVNPQGEAFDPEEDEPVLEVAWPHIQVVYEFFLRFIESQDFNTNIAKAYIDHSFVLQLLDLFDSEDPRERDFLKTTLHRIYGKFLNLRSFIRRSINNVFFQFTYETERFNGIAELLEILGSIINGFALPLKEEHKIFLTRVLLPLHKPKSLSMYHPQLAYCIVQFLEKDASLTEDVVLGLLRYWPKVNSTKEVMFLNEVEDIFEVMDPAEFAKVQEPLFHQLAKSVASPHFQVAERALYFWNNEYFCNLVSDNVEIILPIMFAPLYENSKGHWNRTIHGMVYNAMKLFMEINPQLFDDCSHDYTEQQNSAAEREALRERKWAALSEKADQRRASLGASVGGDVPPRAQGSSLPRVDEVDPASEDNQKRLDSLKLQDAGRRPASHDRQSSVGSTRSR